One bacterium genomic region harbors:
- a CDS encoding AI-2E family transporter, which produces MNTNKNYNIFKNLILYTFIILLGIIFYKLQFIVILFFAAFIVASAIDPLINFLSKKMPRHAAVVIVAVIGLILIALFLVPFINILMFQTLSFLKKAPVYSAKLIAFTSQTKDTGIIETLNFLGLGKWVEYAKHIGVLPSMTQIMTFASKLGQNILSSSIDMTKNFLSSIMFVFTMAMLTLFMLVDKKYLKSKILSFFPEETKERTTEILRMISKKVGGYVISQVIVISAVFILVSLGLFLIKVEFALILGVIAAILELIPVIGPIITIVLIGLVALAQKPVLAIFALVVYGVIQWLIDNVIRPFVVSKFLKMHPLTFIFSLLAGATFFGVAGLLLAPPAVATICVLIDELYLNNVDA; this is translated from the coding sequence ATGAATACAAATAAAAATTATAATATTTTTAAAAACCTTATTCTATACACTTTTATAATTTTACTGGGTATAATTTTTTATAAACTTCAATTTATTGTTATATTATTTTTCGCGGCATTCATAGTTGCCAGCGCTATTGACCCGTTGATAAATTTTTTAAGTAAAAAAATGCCCCGTCATGCTGCTGTTGTAATAGTTGCAGTAATAGGTTTGATTCTAATAGCATTATTTTTAGTTCCGTTTATAAATATTTTAATGTTTCAAACTTTATCTTTCCTCAAAAAAGCTCCTGTTTACTCGGCAAAATTAATTGCTTTTACCTCCCAAACAAAAGACACGGGAATAATAGAAACTTTAAACTTTTTAGGGTTGGGTAAATGGGTAGAATATGCAAAGCATATTGGCGTTTTGCCAAGTATGACGCAAATAATGACATTTGCTTCAAAGCTTGGACAAAATATCTTATCAAGCTCAATCGATATGACAAAAAACTTTTTATCTTCAATAATGTTTGTTTTTACAATGGCAATGCTGACTTTGTTTATGCTTGTCGATAAAAAATATTTAAAAAGCAAGATTTTGAGCTTTTTTCCCGAAGAAACAAAAGAAAGAACCACAGAGATATTGCGCATGATTTCTAAAAAAGTCGGCGGCTATGTAATAAGTCAGGTAATAGTTATTTCAGCTGTGTTTATTCTTGTAAGCCTAGGACTTTTTCTTATAAAAGTCGAATTTGCGCTAATTCTTGGAGTTATTGCAGCAATACTGGAGCTTATTCCTGTTATTGGACCAATAATCACGATTGTTTTAATAGGTCTTGTCGCACTGGCTCAAAAGCCTGTTCTTGCTATATTTGCGCTAGTTGTATACGGCGTTATTCAATGGCTTATAGATAATGTAATCAGACCGTTTGTTGTATCCAAATTTCTTAAAATGCATCCGCTTACATTTATATTTTCGCTTCTTGCCGGAGCAACATTCTTTGGGGTGGCGGGTTTACTACTTGCACCACCGGCAGTTGCTACTATTTGCGTGCTTATAGATGAACTTTATTTGAACAATGTTGATGCATAA
- the pgeF gene encoding peptidoglycan editing factor PgeF produces the protein MIHAFTTRIGGKTPSPLESFSMGTAANPELLSYVEENRKKICEIIGLKYENLIIPEQKHTDNIKIVSSSDDDVSNCDGLITEVPELVLMLLFADCVPVIIYAPDKKVISVVHAGWRGTAKSIVKKTVNILDTEFNADIKKIKAIIAPSIGQCCYPVSKEVSDELKITITKDCDNIFARNMDNINIVNVDLKKLNARQLEEAGVINIDKSDNCTCCMNSVFYSYRAENGKTGRHAAIASLKK, from the coding sequence TTGATTCATGCGTTTACAACGAGAATCGGAGGAAAAACCCCTTCACCGCTTGAATCTTTTAGTATGGGGACGGCAGCAAATCCAGAACTCCTTTCTTATGTTGAAGAAAATCGCAAAAAAATCTGTGAAATTATTGGCTTGAAGTATGAAAACCTGATTATTCCCGAACAAAAACATACTGATAATATAAAAATAGTATCTTCTTCCGATGATGATGTTTCAAATTGTGACGGGCTGATTACAGAAGTGCCTGAGCTTGTCTTAATGCTGCTTTTTGCAGATTGCGTTCCCGTTATAATTTATGCGCCTGATAAAAAGGTTATTTCTGTTGTCCATGCCGGTTGGAGGGGAACAGCAAAATCTATTGTCAAAAAAACTGTTAATATTTTAGATACCGAATTTAATGCTGATATCAAAAAAATAAAAGCCATAATAGCTCCGTCTATTGGTCAATGCTGTTATCCTGTTTCGAAAGAAGTTTCTGATGAGTTAAAAATTACAATTACGAAAGATTGTGATAACATATTTGCAAGAAATATGGATAATATAAATATTGTCAATGTTGACCTGAAAAAACTTAATGCCCGACAGTTAGAGGAGGCAGGAGTAATAAATATTGATAAGTCAGATAATTGTACATGTTGCATGAATTCAGTATTTTATTCTTATAGAGCAGAAAATGGCAAAACAGGCAGGCATGCAGCTATTGCAAGTCTAAAAAAATAA
- a CDS encoding tyrosine-protein phosphatase yields MIITSLNTVNLNIPAKKNSKISTPVSFNGIVRPSKLFKTQGSLYNKFHVFWVDVKRNYNVYDFDNAGKIKNNSLLKLPIIQEAFDFCELKLKNVQKVSDKYFRGGVITCEYDILRLKRKGVTDIINLLETQKFNPKLADFAEKQGMKYHRIALRPPYGIPNEQQIEQFSKIISKARGAIYIHCLHGKDRTGVMTFIYEMDNLKKNAEPVIKNMVKNGLHVKKNPFIIKFLEQRYPTAFDKLNKLTT; encoded by the coding sequence ATGATAATAACATCTTTAAATACAGTTAATTTAAATATTCCTGCTAAAAAAAATTCAAAAATATCTACACCTGTTTCGTTTAATGGAATTGTAAGACCTTCAAAACTTTTTAAGACACAAGGAAGTTTGTATAATAAATTTCATGTGTTTTGGGTTGATGTAAAAAGAAATTATAATGTTTATGATTTCGATAATGCCGGAAAAATAAAAAATAATTCTTTATTAAAACTTCCAATTATTCAAGAAGCTTTTGATTTTTGTGAATTGAAACTGAAAAATGTGCAAAAAGTCTCCGATAAGTATTTTCGAGGCGGAGTTATAACTTGTGAATATGATATTTTAAGGCTAAAGAGAAAAGGCGTTACAGATATAATTAACCTTCTTGAAACCCAAAAATTCAATCCTAAATTAGCTGATTTTGCTGAAAAACAAGGAATGAAATACCATAGAATTGCGCTTAGACCTCCTTATGGAATACCAAATGAGCAGCAAATAGAACAATTTTCTAAAATTATAAGTAAAGCCAGAGGCGCAATTTATATTCACTGTCTGCATGGCAAAGACAGAACAGGTGTGATGACATTTATATACGAAATGGATAATCTCAAAAAAAATGCAGAACCTGTAATTAAAAACATGGTAAAAAATGGATTACATGTAAAAAAGAATCCTTTTATAATTAAATTTTTAGAACAAAGATACCCGACAGCTTTTGATAAACTTAATAAATTAACAACTTAA